CTCCAGTGTTCAGTGAAAGCAAAGCGGAGTGCCTTCCATAAAAAAAAACTCATACTCCTACAATGGAAACGGGAACGATAGATACAAACGTGAATTAACACAATACCGTGAATGTTCGCTAAATTTGTTAATTTTTACTTGCAACTGGGTTTACTTTTTTCGTTCTTCTTCTCCGGTCCTTCTATGCTTATTAATGTTGTTTTATGAGTAATATGTACCATCGCAGTCTATCTGTTGTTATGCCCTTGCCTGGCAAATTTATATAACTCTTGACTGCGTTGATAACCTGGAAAGATGTTGACGCTCAATTTGTCGTTCGACTGAGACTTTGTTATGTCCCAGTTGATATATTCACAATATCTTACATTGAGATGTATGCAAAatttccttcttctttcttcttttttacaTGTTATGTCATTTTACTGTGATCTAGCCACACCCTTGGTCGTTCGTTCTTCTTCGTTTGTTCTTCATGCGACCAAGGAACCACTTAGGCCGTGATTGAATTGTCGTGTTTCCTCTAATACACCTGTAAAATAAATACAGGCCTCGGCTCGTCGTTTCGTTTCCAGCCGAAATTTGCTACGCCGCCAGTAAGATACAAGTGTAAAGAAAACATCCCCGTATTTTTTTCATGATAATACGTGTCTTATTTATATCATAACGACCATAGTACAAGTCACGTACATGCCgacctgacaaaactgaaaagacagcCGAACGCTAGTTTTTGCACACAGGAACATCAGcaagaagtaaaattacaaacaagactgcagaatcctctgagcttgacaccaacgtccTTCACCTGCCTCTGGCACCATCATAGCAGACACCAAAGGagaaaatgacggatcacctccacacccgagctcgacgcggctccatcgctgatatgcagctttgcggacctccaaggtggctcgccgATAAAGGCGAaaccattgccgttgaacgaatcaggcCGGGGCAACactccggacacgccatcgaactccagatctggcacccccgcCCAACTAAGACGttggaggaggaaaccatacctgcatgccacgaaccacgaacccagatCCACCATcttgcagatgtcgtcgatgcagaccacaatctgcatccgctcctggactacctcccaagctccacgccggcgctggagcaaacgccgtcgcacagcgaagcccgaggacacaggtccaccacgaggatgccaccgccgccgcaccatccttgcttgaacagtccGGTTTCCAAATCCACCCTAAAAGCGGATCGTCTCGTTGGGGAAGGATCTGAAGATTTATTAGTCGCCGCCGCCATCAATCGCCGAAGCCATGACGATGAACAACCCAAAACTCTAATAAACTAAGGCCTAAAACAATCCGCACGCGTGGATCcagcgacccccctcaccaccgacgatcgAGGTCGTCAgcagaggggagccgccggaggacggcggAGGAGGAAGTCGCCCTGACGGCAGGAGGCGatggcctttcttttcttcttctgGACATCCCCGTATTTACTTACAACCATTCCAAGCGCGCCCTTAGGGGTAATAATACGACCGCTCCAGTATTCAGTGAAAGCAACGCGGAGTGCCTTTCATAAAAAAAACTCAATACTCCTGCAATGGAAACGAGAACGATACATCCAAACGTGAATTAACACAATGAGAATTTAACCGTGAATGCTGGCTAAATTTGTTATTTTCACTCGCAACTGGATTTCCATTTATCGTTGTTCTTCTCCTGTCCTTCTGCGAGAgttcctaagaaatttgtgtattTGGCCGAACCCTCTGGCTTCGAGCCCCCGGGTGACCGGTCGCCGTTGATGAAGGCCACCACCGCGTCCATCTCCTTCGCCGCCTTCTCGCCGTCCGGCTGCAAGAGAAAGTAGACGTGGTTCTCGCCGGGCGTCTCGTACAgccgcacctcgccgccccaccCACTCGCCCTGAGCTCCTCCACATACGCGCGGCCCCTCGCGCTCAGCACGTCCAGCCCCGCCACGGTCACCAGCACGCGCGCGCACCCcagccgccgccactcctctctCGCCATGGCCACCGGGTTGACCACCGGGTCGTCGGCGCCGTACCTCCCCGCGCAGACGAAGCTCCATATACGGTCGTTCAACCGCCGCTCCTCCGGGTCCCGCGTCTCCGACGGCACCGGGCGCTTCCCCCAGAAGTACGGGTCTAGCAGCGCTATGCCCTTGATGGCCGCGCCGCCGTCCAGGCCCTCCCTGCCGGCGCGCATCGCCATGTTGTGCGCGATGTTGCCCCCGGCGCTGTCGCCCACCAGGAGCAGCCGCGTCAGGTCGGCGCGGCGCGACAGCCAGGGCTCCGCCCCGGACCGCGCGCTCCCGAGCACCCATCTCAGCGCCGCCCACGCGTCGTCGTAGGCCGCCGGGAGGGGGTGCTCCGGCGAGAGGTGGTAGTCCACGGACACGACGAGCGCCCCGGCCTTGGACGCGAGCGCGTTGAGGTACCGCTGGTACGTCGGCGAGAAGGCAGACTCCGTGACGAACCCGCCGCCGTGGTAGAACACCACCAGCGGCAGCCTGTCGCCGCGCCCGCTCCTCGTCCTCGTGCTGTTGCCGAGGCTCGGCAGGTAGAGGCGGACGGCCAGTCCCGCGGCGGCGTCGATGACCGCGTCCTTGGAGGCCACGCCGGTGGCGGGTTCCAGGGAGGCCGGCACGGTGTCCGTGCCCACGAAGCGCTCGACGCGGCCGCTCTTGTAGCGCAccaggaaggggaagaagaagaagtcgACGTCCCCGTCGTCATCGGCGGAGGCCGGCAGGCTCTGGGGAGCGCTGGCAGAGGGAGCGAGCAGCGCACCCGCCATGTTAAGCAGGAGCAACAGCGCGGAGGAGATGCTCCCAGCCATGATGCAGGGGTACCAAGATGACTGAGCTAGCTATACCTTTTATGCGACACTGCTCTTGCTAGACTAGCTCCGGCTGGGACGGCAGCGGGAGGGAAACAGGAACCGTAGCAATACCATACACAGCCACAGCGACGTTGAGGAAATTAATTAGGAACAGTATAGTACTAGGTCGACAAAGTTGAATGTATTTTTCTTGGTGCCGACGGTGAATCAGCTTGCGCCACAGGCTGCGTGTGTTTGTCAGAGAGGCACACGTCCCGGTCGGAGCGCGAGGCCGCTACGTATCTTTCGTGGTTGGAAATTATCGAAGAGGCTGCCAGAGTTTGGCCGGGCGGAGCTCATCAGCTCGAGACAGCGTTGCACCGGCCGGCAACGGCAAGCTCGAGAATCCCAACGCCGCGACATGAAGAGAATCTCAACGCCGCGGAATAGGGGGATCGCACTTCTCTTGGAATCCAGGTCCGGGGATTTTCGCTTTTCTGCCTTGCCCCTACAACTTATGTGATTTCCCGGGAAGCAAACGTCACCAACGTGAGCTAGTTCTTCATGGGCATGGTTTGGTTGCATGCATCCCTCTCAGCCAGGGTTGCAACCAAACATCCGTGTTTCTACTCAGCCGGGCTGGAGGGAATACACACAACTAAATTATGTACAGAACTCATTTTTTCATGTACTCATTCAGCTAGATTTAATTAGACAGACCATAGATGCAAGAAGGACAAAATCCACATATGACGCGTTTGGTTGACATCTTTGTTTTTAGGAATTTTGCCTGTTTGAGCTAATGTATGCAAAAATCAAACATATGCATGTAGTTTGGTTGACTACATTGAGGCTGAAGTAATTTTTACCGCGGTGTGTGGTTGTCTGCGTCGCTATTGTTAGACAAACTACACTTTATTTGGTTGCAAATGGCATAAGGCGTGATCACCACTCCTCACTAGTGATGATCTTAAAACACAAACGGGTTGAACATCGTCTTCAGTCCTAGCTAGAAAACAAATGACAGTTTATCCTAGCTACAAAAAAATATTGGTACAAATTAAGAGCCATATGGCTACATAGGAGAAAGTTCATCGATGCTAACTAAATGATAgtccatcctcttcttcttcatcatcatcagcaccatcatcatcttcttcttctgctgctctaCTGGTGGTTCTTCTTCTCTTATGATGTTGTCTCTTCTTCTTTTTCAGATCCCTGTCTGACCTCTGTTATCCCACATTGCCTGAGCCCACTTTATTATTTTGTTCTTTCAGGCTTCATTGTCAAACGCCTCCACACCATGGCTGGAGCTGACAACATCATCATATGTCTCATCTTTCTCCTCCGGCACAAGTTCATCACAACCCCATTGTAGGATCCAGTTATGAAGGATGCAACATGCAAAAACAAACTTAACGTGGGTAGGCTAagggtggaatggcttctgatccaggatcttaaacATATTCTTTAGAGTTCCAAATGCCCTCTCAAACATAACTCTTAAGGGTGGAGTGTCTGAGATTAAACAGTTCATGTGAAGTCCTAAGATAGTTCCTGCAAGAGAACTCGTTCGGATAATATCTGGTTTTCCTGAGGGTGGAAAAACACCCAGCTGACATGCATAGTCAGCATCTCCTAGGTAGAACTTGCCATCGGGGATATTGATGCCATCAGGTCTACTCATGCTGTCACTTAGAATGTTAGGATCATGTGCTCATCCTTCCCAGCCAGCtagcacatatgtgaacttcagatcgAAGTCAATAGCAACAAGAACATTCTGGCTTGTGTATTGCTTTCTCCCCCTGTATGCTACAGATTGTGACCTCGACACTCGagcagtgacatgagtaccatctattgccccaatgcaaATTCTGAAATGGCATGAAGAGATAATGTTATGGCTATAACAGAACAATACAAGCATGTCAAGGCATGAATTAGGAGTGGTGCTCACCTTGAAATAAGAATACAATCCTGGGCTAGTGCGAATCTTGCTAGGAGTTTGTCCGGTTGGTGACCCGATCATCTCTTCTCTGAGCTCCCCAACAGCATACAACACTTGCATGAAATATCTGATAATGGTCTCCATTGATCTCTTGAACGTCTTGTGGATCACCCTAAATAACCTCTGGTTATGACCTACAACATGGAGGAACATGACAACTTGCTCTTCCACAACGGCGTGGATGCTATCTTCTAGTAGCCCCCTGCTCTTGAACATCTGCACAAGCCTGACGAAAGGTGCTCTTTTCATTCGAAGCATCCACAGAGCCTCGGTgtcattgcagttgtagatgtagtcCATATTTACTATCCTCGCATGGTCCTGGATTGACATTGGACCATACTGTATGACACATTTGTTCCGATGAACAACTCTTTTATGGAGCAACATGATCCAGGCATGAACCACAGCTATCAGCGATGCTGTTTGAATTGCAAGCTTCATCTGTTCGTCCACAACCTAGGTGACATCCATGGTGCGGTCACCACTGGCGCAATCGATCCTACACCGTCCTAACAAACAACCTAACAGAGAAGGGAAGGGGGGGGTTGTATGTTGCTTACCAGCTTCGCGGTGGGACAGGGGCATGGCTGAAACGAAGATGGCCATACAGAGTTGAAGATGAAGGGGAGAAGAATCTGGTGCTGCCGGAGAGAGTTGTTGCCGCCGTCGCTTCCGCAGATCTGAGTAACTGCAGCCGCCGGTGCCAACAATAGAGGAAGGGCTTGTCCTAGAGCTAGCTAGGGGTGAGCGAGTAAATGGGGGGTGAGGCTATATTTCGCGCCATACCGCCTCCACCGATTTCTTTCTCCCGCCATCTCTGCCTCGATCCCCCCTTGCACCACGCCCTACGTTGTGTTCTATTTTTGTGCCCGACTCGGTCTAGATCGCTGGAAACGGCTGATCGAGCATTTCCAGTGAGCCAGGCTCTGGGGTGCTTTAAGTTTCGTGTGTGAGCCAGGCCTCCGCAGACGCAACCAACAAGTTTGTTTTCATCGCCCGGGTCTGGTTGGGCTGTATGCAGCGTACCGAACGCGTTCATAGGTAACAATATATTCCCTTGAGCTCCAGATTGTGCACAAGCAACTTTGACGGCTTCTTCGAAACAACCTGGAGAAATTATGATGGAAATAAGCTCTAGAGAAACCACATTCCAATTATCGACTTATGTTCCTCTAGCTTATTTTCCCAATTCTCTAATGAAAATATTGTAATACCTCTAACCTgtaactgttggggaatgtagtaatttcaaaaactttcctacgcacacacaggatcatggtgatgcatagcaacgagaggggagagtgtgtccacgtaccctcgtagaccgaaagcagaagcgttagcacaacgcggttgatttagtcatgcgtcttcatgatctgaccgatccaagtaccgaatgtacgacacctccgagttcagcacacgttcagctcgatgacgtcccgcgaactccgatcttgcagagcttcatgggagagttctgtcagcacgacggcgtgatgacggtgatgatgttgctaccgacgcagggctttgcctaagcaccactacgatatgaccgaggtggaatatggtggaggggggcaccgcacacggctgggagagatcaacagatcaacttgtgtgtctagaggtgccccctgcccccgtatataaaggagtggaggagggggagggtcggccctcctatggcgcgccctagaggagtcctactcccaccgggagtaggatccccccttccaagTAATAGGAGTaagagtcaaggaaagggaaaagagaagagaaggaaggagggggcgcagcccctccccctgaaggaaatatgccctagaggcaataataaagtattatatatttccttatatcatgataaatgtttattattcatgctagaattgtattaaccggaaacataatacatgtgtgaatacatagacaaacagagtgtcactagtatgcctctatttgactagctcgttaatcaaagatggttatgtttcctagccatagacatgagttgtcatttgattaacgggatcacctcattaggagaatgacgtgattgacttgacccattacgttagcttagcacccgatcgtttagtatgttgctattgctttcttcatgacttatacatgttcctatgactatgagattatgcaactcccgtttaccggaggaacactttgtgtgctaccaaacgtcacaacgtaactgggtgattataaaggtgctctacaggtgtctccaaaggtacttgttgggttggcgtatttcgagattaggatttgtcactccgattgtcggagaggtatctctgggcccactcagtaatgcacatcactataagccttgcaagcattgtgactaatgagttagttgagggatgatgtattacggaacgagtaaagagacttgccggtaacgatattgaactaggtatcgag
This region of Triticum aestivum cultivar Chinese Spring chromosome 2D, IWGSC CS RefSeq v2.1, whole genome shotgun sequence genomic DNA includes:
- the LOC123049588 gene encoding probable carboxylesterase 12, which codes for MAGSISSALLLLLNMAGALLAPSASAPQSLPASADDDGDVDFFFFPFLVRYKSGRVERFVGTDTVPASLEPATGVASKDAVIDAAAGLAVRLYLPSLGNSTRTRSGRGDRLPLVVFYHGGGFVTESAFSPTYQRYLNALASKAGALVVSVDYHLSPEHPLPAAYDDAWAALRWVLGSARSGAEPWLSRRADLTRLLLVGDSAGGNIAHNMAMRAGREGLDGGAAIKGIALLDPYFWGKRPVPSETRDPEERRLNDRIWSFVCAGRYGADDPVVNPVAMAREEWRRLGCARVLVTVAGLDVLSARGRAYVEELRASGWGGEVRLYETPGENHVYFLLQPDGEKAAKEMDAVVAFINGDRSPGGSKPEGSAKYTNFLGTLAEGQEKNNDKWKSSCE